A segment of the Pseudomonas serboccidentalis genome:
ATCGCGAGCAGGCTCACTCCTACAAGGGGATTTGTGTTGGTTACTGAACCGGCTGCTGACTCTTGAGCGTCTGCTCCAGTGCCTGCACGCAGCGTTCTTCAGCGGTATCGAGTTCCAGTTTCATCTGTTCGATGTCGAGCAACTGTTGCTCCAGCTGTTCGCGGCGCTCGCTGATTTTCGCCAGCATGCTGTTGAGCTGTTTGGTGTTACCGCTGGACGGGTCGTAGAGTTCGATCAACTCGCGGCATTCGGCCAGCGAGAAACCGATGCGCTTGCCGCGCAGGATCAGCTTCAGGCTGACCTTGTCGCGCGGCGAGTAGATGCGTTCCTGGCCACGGCGCTCAGGGCTGAGCAGGCCTTGTTCTTCATAAAAACGGATCGCCCGGGTGGTGATATCCAGCTCGCGGGCGAGGTCGGAAATGCTGTAGGTCTGGCTGCTCATGAAAGCGCTCGAAAAAGGTCTTGGCGCTAAGCTAATGGCGAGTTGACGTTTACGTCAAGCAAGAAAAAGATCGCAGCCTTCGGCAGCTCCTACAGGAAAATGCATTCCAATTGTAGGAGCTGCCGAAGGCTGCGATCTTTTGATCTTTCCTCAAACCACCTGCTTATCGAGTTTCTTCTCCTGCGCCGCCACCTGCTGGCACAACTCGATGATCTGCTCGCGCATCCAGCGGTTGGCCGGGTCCTGATCGGTGCTTTCGTGCCAGTACAGATGAGTCTCCAGCGGCGGCACGTCGTTGACCGGCAGGTTGAACGCATGCAAGTCGTTACGCCGGGCAAAGCGCTCGGGCACCGTCATTACCATGTCGGTCTGCTGCATGACCTGGGACGCCATCAGGTAATGCTGTGAGCGCAGGGCGATCTTGCGCTGAATGCCCATTTTGCCGAGGGCCAGATCGACATAACCCAGGCCGCTGCGGCGGCTGGAGATATGAATGTGGGTCAGTGACAGGTAATCGTCGAGGCTGAGTTTTTCCTTGCCCGCCAGCGGATGGCCCTTGCGCATCGCGCAGACGTAACGGTCTTCCATCAGCTTGACGTGGCGCACCTGCGGGTCGGTGTTGAGCGGCGCATCCACGGCGAAATCCAGGCGTCCGGCGGCCAGTTCCTTGGTGGTTTCGCGGCGTTTGGACAGGAAGCTCTCGATGATCACCGTCGGCGCCAGACGTCGCAAACGCTGGAACAGCGGCGGCAGAATCACCGCTTCAGTGAGGTCGGTCATGCTGATGCGGTAGGTCTTGACCGCCTGGGCCGGGTTGAAAATCCGGCTTTCCTGCACCGACACCCGCAGCAGCGACAACGCATTGCGCACCGGGCCGATGATGTTCTGCGCCATCGGCGTCGGCACCATGCCCTGGGCGGTGCGCACGAACAGCGGATCGTTGAAGGTCTCACGCAACCGCGCCAACGCGTTGGACACCGCCGGCTGGGTGATGCCGACAATCTGCCCGGCGCGGGTCAGGTTGGCTTCGGTGTAGATCGCGTCGAAGACAATGAAAAGGTTGAGGTCGACCTTGCTCAGGTTCATAACGCGGCTTCTCTTGTTTTAGGGCTGATGTTTTAAGGCCTGACGATCAGCGGATCATATATCGGTGATGAATGTTTATACACGCCGAGAATAGGCTAGGTAAATTATCAGCGCTGTTCTAGCATCGATTGCATGATCTGAACAACCTCTGCCTAAAGAAGGTAATTGCTCATGGATTTCGCTTATTCGCCCAAGGTGCAAGAACTGCGTGAGCGCGTGACCGCGTTCATGGACACTTACGTTTACCCGGCCGAAGCCGTGTTCGAACGCCAGGTTGCCGAGGGCGATCGCTGGCAGCCGACCGCGATCATGGAGGAACTCAAAGCCAAGGCCAAAGCCGAAGGCCTGTGGAATCTGTTCCTGCCGGAATCGGAGCTCGGCGCCGGGCTGACCAACCTCGAATACGCGCCGCTGGCGGAAATCATGGGTCGCTCGTTGCTCGGGCCGGAACCGTTCAACTGCTCGGCGCCGGACACCGGCAACATGGAAGTGCTGGTGCGCTACGCCAACGAAGAACAGAAACAGCGCTGGCTCGAACCGCTGTTGCGCGGCGAAATCCGCTCGGCGTTCGCCATGACCGAACCGGACGTGGCTTCGTCCGACGCGACCAACATGGCCGCCCGCGCCGTGCGTGACGGCGACGAGTGGGTGATCAACGGCAAAAAATGGTGGACCTCCGGCGCTTGCGATCCGCGCTGCAAGATCCTGATCTTCATGGGTCTGAGCAACCCTGATGCACCGCGCCACGCCCAGCACTCGATGATCCTGGTGCCGGTCGACACCCCCGGGGTGAAAATCGTCCGTCCGCTGCCGGTGTTCGGTTACGACGACGCACCGCACGGCCACGCCGAAGTGCTGTTCGATAACGTGCGGGTGCCGTACGAAAACGTCCTGCTCGGTGAAGGCCGCGGCTTCGAAATCGCCCAAGGTCGCCTTGGCCCGGGGCGGATTCACCACTGCATGCGTTCGATCGGCATGGCCGAGCGTGCACTGGAATTGATGTGCAAACGCTCGGTGAGCCGCACCGCATTCGGCAAACCGCTGGCGCGTCTGGGCGGTAACGTCGACAAGATCGCCGACTCGCGGATGGAAATCGACATGGCGCGCCTGCTGACTCTGAAGGCGGCGTACATGATGGACACCGTGGGCAACAAAGTGGCGAAGAGCGAGATCGCGCAGATCAAGGTCGTCGCGCCGAACGTCGCGCTGCGGGTGATTGACCGGGCGATCCAGATCCATGGCGGGGCCGGGGTGTCGAACGATTTCCCGCTGGCCTACATGTACGCGATGCAACGCACCCTGCGCCTGGCCGACGGCCCGGACGAAGTGCACCGCGCGGCGATCGGCAAGTTCGAGATCGGCAAGTATGTGCCGAAAGAGATGCTGCGCAGCGGTCATTAAGACCGCGTCGCCTGCTTCGCGAGCAAGCTCGCTCCCACATTAAACCGCATTCCAAATGGAAGAATGCGATCCCTGTGGGAGCGAGTTTGCTCGCGAAAGGGCCTGCCCATTCAGTTCATCAACATCAGGCTCAATACACCCAAACCTCAACCCGCCGATTCTTGATCCGCCCCTCATCCGCACTGTTCGCCGCCACCGGCATCAACGCGCCAAACCCGCGCACCTCGCGCAACACCACGCCGTTCTTCACCAACTCGCGGCGCACCGCCATGGCCCGCAGTTTCGACAGCAGGTCGGCCCGGGCCGGGTCGTCTTTCTCGTCACCAAAGCCCACCAGCGTCACCGCACGCTCGGTCTTGTCGTGGCGCTTTATATAGTCGAGCACCCGCGCCAGATCCTGCCGCGCCTTGTTGTCGAGGCTGGCGCTGCCTTCTTCAAAGCGGAAATTCACTGTCAGACGTTGGGCATGCCGGCTGAGGGATTGATAACCCTCGGGCATCAGCGCATTCGGCGTGACGGTCATCGCATGGATGGTCTGGCTGATGAAACCGTTGGCCGCGACAATCTTCTGCCCCTGTGGGCTTTGCGCAAACGCCACCAGCGCTGAAGCCCACGGATTCTGGCTGGTAGGTGGCAGATAAAAGAACAGCCGTCGGGACAGTGGATAGTCTTCCGTCGCGATCAGGCTGTTGAGCGGCAACATCGATTGCGATGCACCGTCGGCGATTGCCACGGCTTTGGCCTGACGCACATAAGGCAGGCCGATGAAACCGATGCCTTGCGCATCGCTGCTCACCGCGTCGGACAATTGCTCGCTGGACTCGAAGCGTTTCGCCGTGGCACTCAGACTTTTCCCGCGACGACTCAGCACCAGTTCCTTGAACGTGTCGTAGGTGCCGGACTGATCATCCCGCGCATATAGATGGATCGCACCGCCGCGCCCGCCGAGGTCTTCCCAGGTTTTCACCTCACCGGCGAAGATCCGCGCCAGTTGCCCGGTGTCCAGTTGCTGCAGCGGATTGTCGGGATGCAGGATGATCGCCAGGCCGTCGATGGCGATGACTTGCTCGGCCTCAGGGCTCTTCATGTCGCCCAGCGCTTGCAGGCTGAGCAGTTCGCTGTCCTTGATCGGACGGGAGGCGGCAGCGAGGTCGGCGCTGGCGCTTTTCAGCGCAGTGAAACCAGTGCTGGAGCCGTGGGCGGCGACTTCAATCACGACCCGTTTGCCTTGTGCGGTCTGGCCAACAATGTGTTGTTCGTTGGCGGTGTCGGGGTTTTCGCGGTGGATCTTCAGCAGGCCCTGTTCCTGCAAAAAACCTTCGACCAGCGCGGGGCCGAGATCGGCGCCAATGGTATTGGAACCCTGAATACGCAGTGCCGGGCCGTTTTCGGGGATCGGCAGGGCGGCGGCGCTGACCGTCAGCCATGCACTCAACACAAAGACGAACAGAACACGCAGGGTCATGCCGGCACCGAATCAAGCCAAGGGGATTGCCGGGGAGATTAAGTCAGACGCATGACCAAAACATGACAGATCAAAAGATCGCAGCCTTCGGCAGCTCCTACATTGGAATGCGATCCCCTGTAGGAGCTGCCGAAGGCTGCGATCTTTTGATCTTGGTGGATATCAGGCCAGTTCCAGCCAGATCGGCGCGTGATCCGACGGCTTCTCCATCCCGCGCAGTTCATAGTCCACGCCCGCATCCTTCACTCGCGGCAACAGGCCATGGGAGGCGAGGATCACGTCGATCCGCAGCCCACGTTTCGGCTCATCTTCAAAGCCACGGCTGCGGTAGTCGAACCAGCTGAACATGTCGCTCACGTCCGGGTTCAGGTGGCGGAAGCTGTCGGTCAGGCCCCAGTTCTTCAGGCGGGCCATCCACTCGCGCTCCTCCGGCAGGAAGCTGCATTTACCGGTTTTCAGCCAGCGCTTCATGTTGTCCGGGCCGATGCCGATGTCGCGGTCTTCCGGGGAAATGTTCACATCGCCCATCACTACCAGCGGCTGTTCGTTGTGGAACTGGCTTTCCAGCAGGGTTTGCAGGTCGCTGTAAAAGCGTTGCTTGGCCGGGAACTTGGTCGGATGGTCGCGGCTTTCGCCCTGCGGGAAGTAGCCGTTCATGATGGTCACCGGCACGCCATTGGCGTCGGCGAAGGTGCCCCAGATGAAGCGGCGCTGGGCGTCTTCTTCATCGGTGGCGAAGCCTTTGTGAACGGCGATCGGCTCGTTGCGCGAGAGCAGGGCGACGCCGTAATGGCCTTTCTGGCCGTGGAAATAAACGTGATAGCCCAGCGCCCGCACTTCTTCCAGCGGGAACTGGTCGTCGTGGACCTTGGTTTCCTGCAGGCCGATCACGTCCGGCTGATGCTTTTCGATCAGCGCTGCCAGCTGATGCGGACGGGCGCGCAGTCCGTTGATGTTGAAGGAAACGATCTTCATGGTCGGCAGTCCTGGCAAAAGGGCGATGCTAGCTGACATGGGGGAGATGGGCCAGTGTGGGGTAGGCAGATTCACCTGACTCTGTGAGATTTATGTTGTCAGGCCTGGCGCNNNNNNNNNNNNNNNNNNNNNNNNNNNNNNNNNNNNNNNNNNNNNNNNNNNNNNNNNNNNNNNNNNNNNNNNNNNNNNNNNNNNNNNNNNNNNNNNNNNNATTGCAAAACCTGCTTTTTAGCCACTAAACGCGGGATTCGACGAGCAATCGCAGGCACACGCAGCAGTAAAAGCACGGTACCTATAAAGGCATAGATCGCCCACTCTTTAAGGTCTGCCCGCACAATCCACAGCATATGCAGCAATCCCAGCCCCAGAATCACGTACACCAACCGATGCAGTTTCTTCCAGCGCGTACCCAGACGACGCTGACTGTAGCGATTGGACGTGATCGCCAACGCCAACAATCCGAGAAAACCCAGCGCACCGACAATAATGTACGGCCGCTTACGCAACTCCACGCCCAACTGAGACCAGTCGAAACCCAGAATGAATGCCATATAGCTGCACAAGTGCAACACCACATACGCAAAACACCACAGCCCCAATTGACGACGCACAGCAATCCACCCCGCCCACCCGGTCAATTTCTGCAAGGGCGTCATGGATAATGTGATCAACAGCAACACCAACGTTCCCAGCCCCAGCCGATCAACCAGCACTTTGCCAGGATCCGGACCGAGCAAATCCGCAAACGCCTGATAAAACCAAAGCAATGGCCATATCGCCACAGCAATGAAAACGCCTACACGCCAGTACGGATATCGCATCAGTAGTTCTTCCGCAGATCGAGCCCTGCATAGAGAGAAGCGACTTCATCGGCGTAACCGTTGAACATCTGCGTATCACGCACGTTCGGTTTGAACAGACTGTTGGGCAACCGTCGCTCCCGCGCCTGAGTCCAGCGCGGGTGATCCACGGCAGGGTTAACGTTGGCATAGAAGCCGTATTCATCTGCAGCAATACTCTGCCAGGTAGTTTTCGGCTGCTCGCTGACCAGACTGATACGCACAATGGATTTGACGCTTTTGAAGCCATACTTCCACGGCACCACCAAGCGTAGCGGCGCACCGTTCTGATTCGGCAGCTCACGGCCATACATGCCAACCGCCAGAATCGCCAACGGGTTCATTGCCTCATCCAGACGCAAGCCTTCTACATAAGGCCAGTCGATCAGGGCGAAACCCGAGCGCTGCCCGGGCATGCTTTTAGGATCCTGCAAGGTTTCAAACCGAATGTACTTGGCGTTAGAGGTCGGTTCGACCTGCTTGAGCAGTGCAGAGATCGGAAAACCGATCCACGGGATAACCATCGACCAGGCTTCAACGCAGCGAAGGCGATAGATGCGCTCCTCCAACTGGTAAGGTTTCATGAAGTCTTCCAGCGCATAGCGCCCGGGCTTCCCCACCTCGCCATCCACGACCACACTCCACGGCTCGGTTTTCAGCGAACCGGCATTGGCTGCTGGATCGCCCTTATCGGTACCGAACTCATAGAAGTTGTTGTAGTGGGTCGCGTCTTTATAAGGCGTGATGGCCTCATCCTTGACGTTGACCGCGCCCCATTTAGTAGACAGGAGCTTATCGGCAAACCAGGTGGGCGCCTTGCCCGGCTCGACATCGGCATAGCGCGCCGCTTCTTCTGCGACAGCCCAACGTGGCAAGCTGCTCACGGCGATGCCTGCCGCGGTGGCTCCGAGCAGCTGTCGACGAGAAAGATAAATGGATTCAGGCGTGACATCCGACTCATGGCAGTCGGACGCTTTGGGGATTTTGATCAGCATGGCAACTCCGCAGCTTTGGAGGACAGATGCACCCATAGACTGCGGAGTATGCGGGAAATTACATCACTCGGCGTTTTTGTGACGACGAAGACGCAACAGGTATTGCACCGGGCCGGAAGCGGCGTAAGCGAGGAACACCAGCAGCAGAATCCGCGGTGGATCACTGAAGACCACGGCGAACACCAGCACCACCGCAAGGATCGCCACGAACGGCACACGGCCCTTCAAATCCAGCTCCTTGAAGCTGTTGTACTTGATGTTGCTGACCATCAGCATGCCGGCAGCCGCCACCATCAAGGCGACCAGGAACGACATCTTCGAACCCTGGATCCCGTAATCACTGAACGCCCAGACGATCCCCGCCACCACACCGGCAGCCGCCGGACTGGCCAGACCGATGAAGTAGCGCTTGTCTGCCGTACCGACCTGGGTATTGAAACGCGCCAGACGCAACGCGGCACCGGCGACATAGATGAAAGCGACCATCCAGCCGACCTTGCCCATGTCGCCCAGCGCCCAGCCGAAGGCCAGCAGCGCCGGCGCCACACCAAAGGCAACCATGTCGGACAGCGAGTCATACTCGGCACCGAACGCGCTTTGCGTATTGGTCATGCGCGCCACGCGACCATCGAGGCCGTCGAGCACCATGGCGACGAAGATCGCGATCGCGGCGAAGGCGAAATACTTGCTCGCGTTCGCAGAGTCCCCGGCGCTCAAGGCAGCCTGGGCACTCATCGAGTTGATGATGGAGTAAAACCCTGCAAACAGGTTCGCAGTGGTGAACAGGTTCGGCAGCAGATAGATACCACGATGCCGGACTTTACGACCTTCTGCGTCGTGCCCTTCTTCGATGTGTTCATCGATGGGCAGCAGGCTTTCGGCGTCAGAAGCCTGGTTCGGCTCTTCGGGACGTTCGCTCATGGACATTACCTTGCAACGTATTTGGAAAGTTTCGACAGGTGTCTGGGACGACGGTTCGGCCACAAACGCTGCAGCTTTATACCAGAACCTCCGGTTCAAACGAAAAAACGCGGCCGAGGCCGCGTTTTTTCATACAAGGGACGACGACTTAGTTTTTGGCTTTGTCGACGATCTTGTTGGCACCGATCCACGGCATCATGGAGCGCAGTTGCTCGCCGATGATTTCGATACCGTGAGCGGCGTTGTTACGACGCTTGGCGGTCATCGAAGGGTAGCCGGTTGCGCCCTCGCTGATGAACATTTTGGCGTACTCGCCGTCCTGAATACGTTTCAGGGCATTGCGCATGGCCTGACGGGATTCGGCGTTGATCACTTCCGGACCGGTCACGTACTCGCCGTATTCAGCGTTGTTGGAGATCGAGTAGTTCATGTTGGCGATACCGCCTTCATACATGAGGTCAACGATCAGTTTCAGTTCGTGCAGGCACTCGAAGTAGGCCATTTCCGGCGCGTAGCCAGCTTCAACCAGGGTTTCGAAACCGGCTTTTACCAGCTCAACGGTACCGCCGCACAGTACGGCTTGTTCGCCGAACAGGTCGGTTTCGGTCTCGTCCTTGAAGGTGGTTTCGATGATGCCGGTACGACCGCCACCCACGCCAGCAGCGTAGGACAGGGCTACGTTTTTGGCGTTGCCCGAAGCGTCCTGGTAGATCGCGATCAGGTCAGGGATACCGCCGCCCTTCACGAACTCGGAACGCACGGTGTGGCCCGGGGCTTTCGGCGCGATCATGATCACGTCGAGGTCGGCACGCGGAACAACCTGGTTGTAGTGAATCGCGAAGCCGTGGGAGAAGGCCAGGGTGGCGCCTTTCTTGATGTTCGGCTCGATTTCGTTCTTGTACAGCGAGGACTGGAACTCGTCCGGGGTCAGGATCATGACCAGGTCGGCAGCAGCAACAGCGGAAGCAACGTCGGTCACTTTCAGGCCGTGAGCTTCGGCTTTGGCAACAGTGGCCGAACCTTTACGCAGACCGACGGTAACGTCGACACCGGAGTCTTTCAGGTTGCATGCCTGGGCGTG
Coding sequences within it:
- the msrQ gene encoding protein-methionine-sulfoxide reductase heme-binding subunit MsrQ, whose product is MRYPYWRVGVFIAVAIWPLLWFYQAFADLLGPDPGKVLVDRLGLGTLVLLLITLSMTPLQKLTGWAGWIAVRRQLGLWCFAYVVLHLCSYMAFILGFDWSQLGVELRKRPYIIVGALGFLGLLALAITSNRYSQRRLGTRWKKLHRLVYVILGLGLLHMLWIVRADLKEWAIYAFIGTVLLLLRVPAIARRIPRLVAKKQVLQ
- a CDS encoding acyl-CoA dehydrogenase; the protein is MDFAYSPKVQELRERVTAFMDTYVYPAEAVFERQVAEGDRWQPTAIMEELKAKAKAEGLWNLFLPESELGAGLTNLEYAPLAEIMGRSLLGPEPFNCSAPDTGNMEVLVRYANEEQKQRWLEPLLRGEIRSAFAMTEPDVASSDATNMAARAVRDGDEWVINGKKWWTSGACDPRCKILIFMGLSNPDAPRHAQHSMILVPVDTPGVKIVRPLPVFGYDDAPHGHAEVLFDNVRVPYENVLLGEGRGFEIAQGRLGPGRIHHCMRSIGMAERALELMCKRSVSRTAFGKPLARLGGNVDKIADSRMEIDMARLLTLKAAYMMDTVGNKVAKSEIAQIKVVAPNVALRVIDRAIQIHGGAGVSNDFPLAYMYAMQRTLRLADGPDEVHRAAIGKFEIGKYVPKEMLRSGH
- a CDS encoding phosphate ABC transporter substrate-binding/OmpA family protein; the encoded protein is MTLRVLFVFVLSAWLTVSAAALPIPENGPALRIQGSNTIGADLGPALVEGFLQEQGLLKIHRENPDTANEQHIVGQTAQGKRVVIEVAAHGSSTGFTALKSASADLAAASRPIKDSELLSLQALGDMKSPEAEQVIAIDGLAIILHPDNPLQQLDTGQLARIFAGEVKTWEDLGGRGGAIHLYARDDQSGTYDTFKELVLSRRGKSLSATAKRFESSEQLSDAVSSDAQGIGFIGLPYVRQAKAVAIADGASQSMLPLNSLIATEDYPLSRRLFFYLPPTSQNPWASALVAFAQSPQGQKIVAANGFISQTIHAMTVTPNALMPEGYQSLSRHAQRLTVNFRFEEGSASLDNKARQDLARVLDYIKRHDKTERAVTLVGFGDEKDDPARADLLSKLRAMAVRRELVKNGVVLREVRGFGALMPVAANSADEGRIKNRRVEVWVY
- a CDS encoding LysR family transcriptional regulator, which produces MNLSKVDLNLFIVFDAIYTEANLTRAGQIVGITQPAVSNALARLRETFNDPLFVRTAQGMVPTPMAQNIIGPVRNALSLLRVSVQESRIFNPAQAVKTYRISMTDLTEAVILPPLFQRLRRLAPTVIIESFLSKRRETTKELAAGRLDFAVDAPLNTDPQVRHVKLMEDRYVCAMRKGHPLAGKEKLSLDDYLSLTHIHISSRRSGLGYVDLALGKMGIQRKIALRSQHYLMASQVMQQTDMVMTVPERFARRNDLHAFNLPVNDVPPLETHLYWHESTDQDPANRWMREQIIELCQQVAAQEKKLDKQVV
- the ilvC gene encoding ketol-acid reductoisomerase, with amino-acid sequence MKVFYDKDCDLSIIQGKKVAIIGYGSQGHAQACNLKDSGVDVTVGLRKGSATVAKAEAHGLKVTDVASAVAAADLVMILTPDEFQSSLYKNEIEPNIKKGATLAFSHGFAIHYNQVVPRADLDVIMIAPKAPGHTVRSEFVKGGGIPDLIAIYQDASGNAKNVALSYAAGVGGGRTGIIETTFKDETETDLFGEQAVLCGGTVELVKAGFETLVEAGYAPEMAYFECLHELKLIVDLMYEGGIANMNYSISNNAEYGEYVTGPEVINAESRQAMRNALKRIQDGEYAKMFISEGATGYPSMTAKRRNNAAHGIEIIGEQLRSMMPWIGANKIVDKAKN
- a CDS encoding MerR family transcriptional regulator encodes the protein MSSQTYSISDLARELDITTRAIRFYEEQGLLSPERRGQERIYSPRDKVSLKLILRGKRIGFSLAECRELIELYDPSSGNTKQLNSMLAKISERREQLEQQLLDIEQMKLELDTAEERCVQALEQTLKSQQPVQ
- the xthA gene encoding exodeoxyribonuclease III encodes the protein MKIVSFNINGLRARPHQLAALIEKHQPDVIGLQETKVHDDQFPLEEVRALGYHVYFHGQKGHYGVALLSRNEPIAVHKGFATDEEDAQRRFIWGTFADANGVPVTIMNGYFPQGESRDHPTKFPAKQRFYSDLQTLLESQFHNEQPLVVMGDVNISPEDRDIGIGPDNMKRWLKTGKCSFLPEEREWMARLKNWGLTDSFRHLNPDVSDMFSWFDYRSRGFEDEPKRGLRIDVILASHGLLPRVKDAGVDYELRGMEKPSDHAPIWLELA
- the pssA gene encoding CDP-diacylglycerol--serine O-phosphatidyltransferase, whose product is MSERPEEPNQASDAESLLPIDEHIEEGHDAEGRKVRHRGIYLLPNLFTTANLFAGFYSIINSMSAQAALSAGDSANASKYFAFAAIAIFVAMVLDGLDGRVARMTNTQSAFGAEYDSLSDMVAFGVAPALLAFGWALGDMGKVGWMVAFIYVAGAALRLARFNTQVGTADKRYFIGLASPAAAGVVAGIVWAFSDYGIQGSKMSFLVALMVAAAGMLMVSNIKYNSFKELDLKGRVPFVAILAVVLVFAVVFSDPPRILLLVFLAYAASGPVQYLLRLRRHKNAE
- the msrP gene encoding protein-methionine-sulfoxide reductase catalytic subunit MsrP, with product MLIKIPKASDCHESDVTPESIYLSRRQLLGATAAGIAVSSLPRWAVAEEAARYADVEPGKAPTWFADKLLSTKWGAVNVKDEAITPYKDATHYNNFYEFGTDKGDPAANAGSLKTEPWSVVVDGEVGKPGRYALEDFMKPYQLEERIYRLRCVEAWSMVIPWIGFPISALLKQVEPTSNAKYIRFETLQDPKSMPGQRSGFALIDWPYVEGLRLDEAMNPLAILAVGMYGRELPNQNGAPLRLVVPWKYGFKSVKSIVRISLVSEQPKTTWQSIAADEYGFYANVNPAVDHPRWTQARERRLPNSLFKPNVRDTQMFNGYADEVASLYAGLDLRKNY